Proteins encoded by one window of Enterobacter hormaechei subsp. xiangfangensis:
- a CDS encoding glycosyltransferase, protein MRILMIIDGLPGGGAEKTVLTLSSGLTELGHQVTLFSLRKVCDYAIPEGIDFQIVQDTCKKPWRKLTEIPRRARLLDRAIENAERSGKFDVVFSHLHKTDRIVAHSRVLDRDKVWFCVHGMFSFSYLRHRSGLSRWFKHYKIRHTYENRNVVAVSGAVLHDLSQVLAIPLRRKAVIHNPFDIPEIQRLAEAPFEMQGQDYIIHVGRFHEHKRHDRLLRAFALSKIDASLVLMGKGSDAKINQLKQLAAKLGIENKIVFRPFETNPYPWIKGARLLVLSSDCEGFGNVLVESIICQTPPVSTNCPGGPAEILTGPLARGLTALTDESLAKTLAELYASPPVVDRETIASFGINAICQQYIALVDNQK, encoded by the coding sequence ATGCGCATCCTAATGATTATTGATGGTTTACCCGGTGGAGGAGCCGAAAAAACGGTTCTCACCCTCTCCAGCGGACTGACAGAACTGGGGCATCAGGTCACCCTTTTCTCCTTACGGAAGGTGTGCGACTACGCCATTCCGGAAGGCATCGATTTTCAGATTGTGCAGGATACCTGTAAAAAACCCTGGCGGAAGCTGACCGAGATCCCGCGTCGCGCCCGTTTGCTGGATCGCGCCATCGAGAATGCAGAACGCAGCGGTAAATTTGACGTCGTGTTCTCGCATCTGCATAAAACCGACCGTATCGTGGCGCACAGCCGCGTGCTGGATCGGGATAAGGTCTGGTTCTGCGTTCACGGGATGTTCTCCTTCTCCTATTTGCGCCATCGCAGCGGGCTTTCTCGCTGGTTTAAGCATTATAAAATTCGGCATACCTATGAAAACCGCAACGTGGTGGCGGTTTCCGGCGCCGTGCTGCACGACCTCTCTCAAGTACTCGCGATCCCCCTGCGGCGCAAAGCGGTTATCCATAACCCCTTTGATATCCCTGAAATTCAGCGTCTGGCGGAAGCGCCCTTTGAGATGCAGGGGCAGGATTACATTATCCACGTTGGCCGTTTTCATGAACACAAACGTCACGACCGGCTGCTGCGGGCGTTTGCGCTGAGCAAGATCGACGCATCGCTGGTGTTGATGGGCAAAGGTTCTGACGCGAAAATAAACCAGCTTAAACAGCTTGCCGCTAAGCTGGGAATTGAAAACAAGATCGTCTTCCGCCCGTTCGAAACCAACCCCTACCCGTGGATCAAAGGGGCACGCCTTTTAGTGTTAAGTTCCGACTGCGAAGGTTTTGGTAATGTACTGGTAGAGTCCATTATCTGTCAGACCCCACCGGTGAGTACAAACTGCCCTGGCGGTCCTGCTGAGATCCTTACTGGCCCCCTGGCGCGAGGTCTGACAGCGTTAACCGACGAATCACTGGCGAAAACACTGGCAGAATTGTATGCCTCTCCGCCAGTTGTTGATCGCGAAACGATCGCATCGTTCGGTATTAACGCCATTTGCCAGCAATACATTGCTTTGGTCGACAACCAAAAATAA
- the rfaC gene encoding lipopolysaccharide heptosyltransferase RfaC: MRVLIVKTSSMGDVLHTLPSLTDAMRAIPGIRFDWVVEEGFAQIPTWHEAVDRVIPVAIRRWRKAWFSAPIKAERKAFREAVQARRYDAIVDAQGLVKSAALVTRLAHGVKHGMDWQTAREPLASLFYNRRHHIAKQQHAVERTRELFAKSLGYAKPEAQGDYAIAQHFLRETEEHAEPYLVFLHATTRDDKHWPETHWRRLIELMQPCGIHIKLPWGAEHERQRAERLAAGFSHVEVLPKLTLAQVAAQLAGANAVVSVDTGLSHLTAALDRPNITIFGPTDPGLIGGYGKNQHQMVSPTQQTKDISADAIFSFLQGSHRLSNRDI; this comes from the coding sequence ATGCGGGTATTGATCGTTAAAACCTCCTCAATGGGTGATGTTCTGCATACGCTGCCGTCGCTGACGGACGCCATGCGGGCCATTCCCGGCATCCGTTTTGACTGGGTGGTGGAAGAAGGCTTCGCGCAGATCCCCACCTGGCATGAAGCGGTTGATCGCGTGATCCCGGTGGCCATTCGCCGCTGGCGCAAAGCGTGGTTCTCCGCACCGATTAAAGCCGAACGCAAAGCCTTCCGCGAAGCGGTGCAGGCCCGGCGTTACGACGCGATCGTCGACGCCCAGGGGCTGGTGAAAAGCGCCGCGCTGGTCACGCGTCTGGCGCACGGCGTAAAGCACGGCATGGACTGGCAAACCGCCCGCGAACCGCTGGCGAGCCTGTTCTATAACCGTCGACACCATATTGCGAAACAACAGCACGCCGTGGAGCGCACCCGCGAGCTGTTCGCGAAAAGCCTGGGCTATGCAAAACCTGAAGCCCAGGGTGACTACGCTATTGCACAGCATTTTTTGCGCGAGACGGAGGAGCATGCCGAGCCGTATCTGGTGTTCCTGCATGCCACAACGCGCGACGATAAGCACTGGCCGGAAACGCACTGGCGAAGGCTGATTGAACTAATGCAACCTTGCGGTATCCATATTAAACTCCCGTGGGGCGCTGAACATGAGCGTCAGCGTGCGGAGCGTCTGGCAGCCGGTTTTTCCCATGTCGAGGTGTTACCCAAACTCACGCTGGCGCAAGTTGCCGCACAGCTGGCGGGCGCAAACGCCGTCGTTTCTGTGGATACAGGGTTAAGCCATTTAACCGCCGCACTGGATCGACCTAATATCACGATTTTCGGCCCGACCGATCCGGGGTTGATCGGGGGTTACGGTAAAAACCAGCATCAGATGGTCAGCCCTACGCAACAAACGAAGGATATTAGCGCAGATGCTATTTTTTCATTTTTACAGGGCAGCCATCGGCTTTCCAACAGGGATATTTAA
- a CDS encoding glycosyltransferase family 9 protein, which produces MSYVFLLILLFPVKLIRKLFRKDTGKNLVIQTAKIGDFINATPLLAWLQKSDVLISRSVGALAKHDETIEQIYFIEQHKRNLWRKLCFACRIMNRYDNVYLLQPNSVNLFFAAVCNAKNKQFLSIYTRRWYHGIFYLAADGTVEHGKKTLSVTNYLKLADRSLTWQDSPKHATKPLFKPTTWPAILDKPDVIRIGISIAAGNKAKTVPPVIWKRIVDQLADLPCEFYVFGAPNEQSWMDDITRLYGEIPNFINLIGKISLEELPWAISKMDCYIASDSGNVYIADAVGVPVVLLFGPCCHYEQRPLGNVMLIGNDDNICSYVFETRYYFPQEREALFSVTDSALHDLQQFVRTLPKARSLASATDAQGN; this is translated from the coding sequence ATGAGTTATGTATTTCTGCTGATTTTACTCTTTCCGGTGAAACTCATCCGGAAGCTGTTTCGAAAGGACACGGGCAAGAACCTTGTCATTCAAACAGCCAAAATCGGTGACTTTATTAATGCGACGCCTCTTCTGGCCTGGCTGCAAAAAAGCGATGTGTTGATCAGTCGCAGCGTTGGCGCGCTGGCGAAGCATGATGAGACTATCGAGCAGATCTATTTTATTGAGCAGCATAAGCGCAACCTGTGGCGTAAACTGTGCTTCGCGTGCAGGATCATGAACCGCTACGACAACGTCTACCTGCTACAGCCCAACAGCGTGAACCTCTTTTTTGCCGCCGTCTGCAATGCCAAAAACAAACAATTTTTAAGCATTTACACGCGCAGGTGGTATCACGGGATTTTCTATCTCGCGGCCGACGGTACCGTTGAGCATGGCAAAAAAACGCTTTCGGTGACGAACTACCTGAAACTGGCCGACCGCTCGCTCACATGGCAAGACTCTCCCAAGCACGCCACAAAGCCGCTCTTCAAGCCGACGACCTGGCCGGCTATTCTTGATAAACCTGACGTTATCCGCATCGGCATCAGTATTGCGGCAGGCAATAAAGCCAAAACCGTCCCTCCGGTTATCTGGAAGCGGATTGTTGATCAACTCGCTGATTTACCCTGCGAGTTTTATGTCTTCGGCGCGCCAAACGAACAGTCGTGGATGGATGATATCACCCGCCTTTACGGTGAAATCCCTAATTTTATTAATCTTATTGGCAAAATTTCGCTAGAAGAGCTTCCCTGGGCCATTTCAAAGATGGACTGCTATATCGCGTCTGACTCGGGGAATGTCTATATCGCAGACGCCGTCGGCGTGCCGGTGGTCCTGCTGTTTGGACCGTGTTGTCATTACGAACAGCGTCCGCTTGGCAATGTGATGCTGATCGGGAATGACGACAACATTTGTTCTTATGTGTTTGAAACGCGCTATTACTTCCCGCAAGAACGGGAAGCGCTATTCTCTGTCACTGACTCCGCGTTACACGATCTTCAGCAGTTTGTCCGTACATTACCCAAAGCCCGCTCACTGGCTAGCGCTACCGACGCTCAAGGAAACTAA
- a CDS encoding polysaccharide deacetylase family protein, protein MKKPAFIITIDTEGDNLWQNHRVIKTENARYLARFQALCERFGFKPVWLTNYEMAVEPVFIEFAKEVIARGQGEVGMHLHAWNSPPEHDLTGDDWRWQPYLIEFSDEVMREKVLFMTRLLEETFQTKMLSHRAGRWAFDSRYARLLIELGYQVDCSVTPRVNWRNAKGAPQGNGGTNYQHFPDRAYFLDVDDISRPGNSPLLEVPMSIQYKHPAWLNSLKQGYDRLRGKYRSPSVNWLRPSGGKAQEMIKVAQQCLAQGNDYVEFMLHSSEFMPGGSPTFKDQAAIEGLYQDLEQLFTWLSDKTVGMTLAEFYQYKK, encoded by the coding sequence ATGAAAAAACCAGCGTTTATCATCACGATCGATACCGAAGGGGATAATCTCTGGCAGAACCACCGGGTGATCAAAACGGAAAACGCGCGCTACCTGGCGCGGTTTCAGGCGCTTTGTGAACGCTTCGGCTTTAAGCCCGTCTGGCTGACCAACTACGAGATGGCCGTCGAACCGGTATTCATTGAGTTCGCGAAAGAGGTCATAGCCCGCGGCCAGGGTGAGGTGGGAATGCATCTCCATGCCTGGAATAGCCCTCCGGAGCACGATCTGACCGGTGATGACTGGCGCTGGCAGCCTTATCTGATTGAGTTTTCAGACGAGGTCATGCGTGAGAAAGTGCTGTTCATGACCCGCTTACTGGAAGAGACTTTCCAGACAAAAATGCTCAGCCATCGCGCCGGGCGCTGGGCATTCGACAGCCGTTACGCCCGGTTGCTGATTGAGCTGGGGTATCAGGTAGATTGTTCCGTTACGCCGCGCGTGAACTGGCGCAACGCGAAAGGTGCCCCGCAGGGTAATGGCGGAACGAATTACCAGCATTTTCCCGATCGCGCCTATTTTTTGGACGTAGACGACATTTCCCGGCCGGGAAACAGCCCTCTCCTCGAAGTGCCGATGAGTATCCAGTATAAACACCCGGCATGGCTGAATTCCCTGAAGCAGGGTTACGATCGTCTGCGCGGTAAATACCGTTCTCCGTCAGTTAACTGGTTACGCCCGTCCGGCGGTAAAGCGCAGGAGATGATTAAGGTTGCGCAGCAGTGCCTGGCTCAGGGGAATGACTACGTAGAGTTCATGCTGCATTCGTCGGAATTTATGCCTGGCGGCAGCCCTACTTTTAAAGACCAGGCCGCGATTGAGGGACTGTATCAGGATCTGGAGCAGCTCTTTACCTGGTTATCAGATAAGACCGTGGGGATGACGCTTGCGGAGTTTTACCAGTACAAAAAATAG
- the rfaQ gene encoding putative lipopolysaccharide heptosyltransferase III, whose product MMMNNLPDTPDLRILLIKLRHHGDMLLTTPVINSLRQKWPEAQIDVLLYEETRDMLAAHPAIGTIYGIDRKWKQLGTLKHLQKEWQLLRALRAQHYHLVINLADQWRSAIVTRFTGAPVRLGFAFNKRKNAFWRFCHSELVSVASHQSLHTVEQNLSILSALPVMANPTVTMAYSADDWRHAHQKLTQKGVGDRYIVIQPTSRWFFKCWDEGKMAQTIAALQQDGHTIVLTAGPDKKELAMIDRILAASPQTGVVSLAGQLTLRQLASLIDHAILFIGVDSVPMHMAAALQTPCVALFGPSKLTFWSPWQVNGEVIWAGNYGPLPNPDAIDTKTTERYLDAIPVDAVVSAARRYLQ is encoded by the coding sequence ATGATGATGAATAACTTACCTGACACGCCTGATTTGCGCATTTTACTGATCAAACTTCGCCATCATGGCGACATGTTACTCACCACCCCCGTCATCAATTCATTACGCCAGAAATGGCCTGAAGCCCAAATCGACGTGCTTCTCTATGAAGAGACGCGAGACATGCTCGCCGCGCATCCGGCAATCGGGACGATCTATGGTATCGATCGTAAATGGAAGCAGCTGGGGACGCTGAAGCACCTGCAAAAAGAGTGGCAGTTGCTTCGTGCTTTACGCGCTCAGCATTATCATCTGGTGATCAATCTTGCCGATCAGTGGCGCAGCGCGATTGTTACCCGCTTCACCGGCGCACCGGTTCGGCTCGGGTTCGCTTTTAACAAGCGCAAGAATGCCTTCTGGCGTTTTTGTCACAGTGAACTGGTCTCGGTCGCCAGCCATCAGTCGCTGCACACCGTTGAACAAAATCTCTCCATACTGTCAGCGCTGCCGGTAATGGCCAACCCTACCGTCACCATGGCTTACAGCGCGGATGACTGGCGCCATGCTCACCAAAAGCTGACGCAAAAGGGCGTGGGAGACCGCTACATCGTTATTCAACCCACGTCACGCTGGTTCTTTAAGTGCTGGGACGAAGGCAAAATGGCGCAAACTATCGCCGCGTTGCAGCAGGACGGCCACACTATCGTCCTTACGGCGGGACCGGATAAGAAAGAGCTGGCGATGATTGACCGCATTCTTGCCGCCTCCCCGCAGACGGGTGTTGTATCGCTGGCAGGGCAGTTAACCCTGCGCCAGCTGGCCTCGCTAATCGATCACGCGATCCTGTTCATTGGCGTTGACTCCGTACCCATGCACATGGCCGCCGCCCTTCAGACGCCCTGCGTGGCGCTGTTTGGCCCGTCAAAATTGACGTTCTGGTCGCCATGGCAGGTTAACGGCGAGGTCATCTGGGCAGGTAACTACGGCCCGCTTCCCAACCCTGACGCCATTGATACAAAAACGACGGAACGTTATCTCGACGCCATCCCCGTTGATGCTGTCGTCTCCGCCGCAAGGAGATACCTGCAATGA
- a CDS encoding glycosyltransferase family 4 protein: MKLHRLAIVRQKYRPDGGAERFVSRALTALSNQNLELNVITREWQGEKQDDWHIHICDPRKWGRISRERGFAHAARALWQQQQFDIVQSHERIPGCDIYRAGDGVHRRWLLQRTRILPAWRAKLLMHDRYHRYVMNAEREMYQAPELKAVICNAEMIKREIVEDFDIDAKKIHVIYNSIDSSRFVPAEERQRAVLRQQFGLPADAVIFCFVGSGFERKGLASAIRAIAGTSAWLVVVGQDKAESRYRDLARSLGCEGQIRFLGMQKETLPFYQLSDGLLLPTLYDPFPNVILEAMACGLPVITSESCGGSEFIEQGQNGFYCDALDIHTLKEAVMSIPSLEKNNNMGLAARERVREATPEKLSSQLISLYQKLLD; the protein is encoded by the coding sequence ATGAAGCTTCATCGTCTGGCCATTGTGCGCCAAAAATATCGTCCGGATGGAGGAGCAGAACGTTTTGTCTCCAGGGCACTTACCGCGCTGAGCAATCAAAATCTTGAGCTCAACGTCATCACCCGCGAGTGGCAGGGCGAAAAGCAGGACGACTGGCATATTCATATTTGCGATCCACGAAAGTGGGGCCGCATCAGCCGTGAGCGCGGCTTTGCACACGCCGCACGCGCGCTGTGGCAGCAACAGCAGTTTGATATTGTCCAGAGCCACGAACGTATTCCGGGCTGCGATATTTACCGCGCCGGGGATGGTGTACATCGACGCTGGCTGCTACAGCGTACGCGTATTCTTCCCGCCTGGCGTGCGAAGCTGCTTATGCACGATCGTTATCACCGCTACGTGATGAACGCAGAACGTGAAATGTACCAGGCTCCCGAGTTGAAAGCCGTTATCTGTAATGCGGAGATGATCAAACGCGAAATCGTCGAAGACTTTGATATTGACGCAAAAAAGATACATGTGATTTATAATTCAATAGATTCCAGCCGCTTCGTTCCGGCAGAAGAGAGACAACGCGCTGTACTGCGTCAGCAATTTGGCTTACCCGCTGATGCCGTCATTTTCTGCTTCGTGGGTTCAGGGTTTGAACGCAAGGGGCTGGCAAGCGCTATTCGGGCTATAGCAGGAACATCGGCGTGGCTGGTTGTGGTCGGTCAGGATAAAGCGGAAAGCCGTTATCGCGACCTCGCCCGTTCATTAGGCTGTGAGGGGCAAATCCGTTTTCTGGGGATGCAAAAAGAGACGCTGCCATTTTATCAGCTTTCTGATGGTTTACTGCTGCCGACGCTGTATGATCCTTTCCCTAACGTCATACTTGAAGCAATGGCCTGTGGATTGCCCGTCATTACGTCAGAGAGTTGCGGTGGTTCAGAATTTATTGAGCAAGGCCAGAACGGGTTTTACTGTGATGCACTTGATATCCACACATTGAAGGAGGCCGTCATGTCCATCCCTTCACTGGAAAAAAATAATAATATGGGGCTTGCGGCGCGTGAACGCGTCAGAGAAGCAACCCCTGAAAAACTATCAAGTCAGCTTATTTCGCTTTATCAAAAATTACTGGATTAA
- a CDS encoding glycosyltransferase, translating into MQNSAPLLSVVVAVYNGEAFLDQFFTCLVNQHIDSMEVIIVNDGSTDRSMQIVEKWREKLPQMRVIEQPNQGVSIARNTGLAVATGQYLSFPDIDDVFKPGMYQRLLDMAVTQNLDVTTCNGNYVWENNKKPSRPIFPEDKLASTGVMNGAAWLKKALDSRKFLHVTWLNIYRHDFIRQHGFRFEPGLRHQDIPWTTEVLLAAERVQYTSERFYDYYIHSASVSHTPDNDDTLIRSARHYMKILKMLDAINQRYPDKVKNIPACHWQIAKEGLGIIHTFDNMKDEAKKAMIIKEFFDTGIWKLIWKSAKSPRLRWRLGRRYFRLKRYLA; encoded by the coding sequence ATGCAAAATTCAGCGCCTTTATTAAGCGTGGTGGTTGCCGTTTATAACGGTGAAGCTTTTCTCGATCAGTTCTTTACCTGCCTTGTAAATCAACACATCGACAGTATGGAAGTCATCATCGTGAATGACGGCTCCACTGACCGCTCGATGCAGATTGTCGAAAAATGGCGCGAAAAGCTGCCACAGATGCGGGTTATTGAACAACCTAATCAGGGCGTGTCTATCGCGCGTAATACCGGCCTGGCGGTTGCGACCGGGCAGTATCTCTCTTTCCCGGATATTGATGATGTCTTCAAACCCGGCATGTACCAGCGTCTGCTGGATATGGCCGTCACGCAGAACCTGGATGTCACCACCTGCAATGGCAACTACGTCTGGGAAAATAACAAAAAACCGTCTCGCCCTATCTTCCCTGAAGATAAGCTCGCCTCAACGGGCGTCATGAATGGTGCGGCATGGTTAAAAAAGGCGCTGGATTCACGTAAGTTCCTGCATGTGACCTGGCTGAATATCTATCGTCACGATTTTATTCGTCAGCACGGCTTCCGTTTCGAGCCTGGCCTGCGCCATCAGGATATTCCGTGGACGACTGAGGTGCTGCTTGCCGCGGAACGCGTTCAGTACACCAGCGAACGCTTTTACGACTACTACATTCACTCCGCCTCGGTATCGCACACCCCGGATAATGACGACACGCTGATTCGCTCTGCGCGCCATTACATGAAGATACTGAAGATGCTTGATGCCATTAACCAGCGCTACCCGGATAAAGTGAAAAATATCCCGGCCTGCCACTGGCAAATCGCCAAAGAGGGTCTGGGAATTATTCATACCTTCGACAACATGAAGGATGAGGCGAAGAAAGCAATGATAATCAAAGAGTTCTTCGACACCGGGATCTGGAAGCTCATCTGGAAAAGTGCCAAAAGCCCGCGTTTGCGCTGGCGCCTGGGTCGACGCTACTTCCGTTTAAAACGGTATCTGGCATAA
- a CDS encoding glycosyltransferase family 2 protein, which translates to MAFLSVIIAAHNAEATLHATLSSLLAAIGQDTEVIIFNDSSEDATQAIIEEWSPKFPQIITRTVNFRNVGRVRNSAVALASGEYITMLDSDDCLKPGSLGDAIAFLKAQRPDMLLTRLLEIRDPRKMTSDWQGFNPVPLPRNEAVARFLRHKDFQAHLIGQFIHRSLYESNPIPPMLCYEDFAVFPGMLMQSNKIVYQRQGHYYYIKRRDSLSSTLDASKISTLVECTLQMERTFPSSYKHLVNCHWFDIYSNHRSCLTDQQLQLVKQRVKAMYTLSFFLSTDVRFSYKKRVIEALWKK; encoded by the coding sequence ATGGCTTTTTTAAGCGTCATTATTGCTGCGCATAACGCTGAAGCTACGCTGCACGCCACGCTTTCAAGCCTGCTGGCAGCAATCGGTCAGGACACTGAAGTCATTATTTTCAATGACAGTTCTGAGGATGCCACGCAGGCAATAATTGAAGAGTGGTCGCCGAAATTTCCTCAGATCATCACGCGCACCGTGAACTTTCGTAACGTAGGCCGGGTACGAAACAGCGCTGTCGCGCTGGCATCGGGAGAGTATATTACGATGCTCGACAGTGACGATTGCTTAAAGCCGGGCAGCCTCGGGGACGCAATAGCCTTCCTGAAAGCGCAACGTCCGGATATGTTACTGACACGTTTGCTTGAGATTCGCGATCCCCGGAAAATGACTTCAGACTGGCAGGGATTTAATCCTGTGCCATTGCCACGAAATGAAGCAGTCGCTCGTTTCTTACGCCATAAAGACTTTCAGGCACATCTCATTGGCCAGTTTATTCATCGTAGCCTGTACGAGAGTAACCCTATTCCTCCGATGTTATGTTATGAGGATTTCGCTGTCTTCCCTGGAATGCTGATGCAATCGAACAAAATAGTCTATCAACGCCAGGGGCATTATTATTACATCAAGCGTCGCGACAGTTTGTCGAGCACTCTGGACGCCAGCAAAATTTCAACGCTTGTCGAATGCACGTTACAGATGGAAAGAACATTTCCGTCAAGCTACAAGCATCTCGTCAATTGCCACTGGTTTGATATTTACAGCAACCATCGGTCCTGTCTTACAGACCAACAATTGCAGCTCGTGAAACAACGCGTAAAGGCCATGTATACATTGTCTTTTTTCCTCTCCACCGATGTTCGTTTTAGCTATAAAAAAAGGGTTATTGAGGCATTATGGAAAAAATAA
- a CDS encoding O-antigen ligase family protein, whose product MEKIKPRLYQLTIALSLISLILALVSSGKQREFFYIAIYVSIIGLAFEYKKITLRPFTIALPILLIGLLNLGWYLLYEYHNEGLNLYSDYLGASKKLILASVLIFYIDRFKFYIDKDTFRKFFFFATALGFVLATGYGLWQASQGMTRVEMAINRATVSAYVYSVLSLAFVYSLYLQQNVKLYVVAGFTILISYFVILLTGTRAAMGLYLLLAIVLTLYHFRKIHLKSALIFLCIVAGVVIVSYKPLISPKIKQTQHEVERYQQGFDRTSLGARFSMWTVGIENGLAHPLGQSLEQREAWTRQYIKDGHPHLGSALEYIKVHLHNEFIEKYSLQGIPGVAVILFFFVSMIAYALRNRNALLLTSMLLLLLYGLTDVILLSSEALIFFMILFALSTPFSQTKQQ is encoded by the coding sequence ATGGAAAAAATAAAACCACGGCTCTATCAACTGACGATCGCTTTGAGCCTCATCTCTTTGATACTGGCTTTAGTCAGTTCAGGGAAGCAAAGAGAGTTTTTCTATATTGCTATTTACGTCAGTATTATTGGCCTGGCTTTCGAATATAAAAAAATCACTCTGAGACCTTTTACTATAGCGCTGCCCATTCTGCTGATTGGATTACTTAACCTCGGCTGGTATTTACTCTATGAGTATCATAACGAGGGACTCAACCTTTACAGCGACTATCTCGGTGCCAGCAAAAAATTAATTTTAGCGAGTGTCCTGATTTTCTATATTGACCGCTTTAAGTTTTATATCGATAAGGACACCTTCAGGAAATTTTTCTTCTTCGCAACGGCCTTAGGATTTGTGCTCGCCACAGGGTATGGCTTGTGGCAGGCCTCACAAGGTATGACTCGCGTTGAGATGGCAATTAACCGTGCCACCGTTTCAGCCTATGTTTATTCTGTCCTGTCACTGGCTTTCGTATACAGTCTTTACCTTCAACAGAACGTGAAGCTGTATGTTGTTGCGGGCTTCACTATATTAATCTCTTACTTCGTCATACTGTTGACGGGGACCCGTGCTGCGATGGGTTTATATCTGCTTCTGGCAATTGTGCTCACGCTTTATCATTTCAGAAAGATTCATCTTAAATCAGCCCTCATCTTTCTATGCATTGTTGCAGGCGTTGTAATCGTGAGCTACAAGCCATTGATTTCGCCGAAAATAAAACAAACCCAACATGAGGTTGAACGTTATCAACAAGGTTTTGACCGCACGTCATTGGGCGCACGTTTTTCGATGTGGACTGTCGGGATCGAGAATGGTCTTGCGCATCCGTTAGGGCAATCGCTGGAACAGCGTGAAGCGTGGACGCGGCAGTATATTAAAGACGGACATCCACACCTTGGCAGTGCACTCGAATACATCAAAGTCCATCTGCATAATGAATTTATTGAGAAATACTCTTTGCAGGGGATCCCCGGCGTAGCGGTAATACTCTTTTTCTTCGTTTCGATGATTGCGTATGCCCTACGAAACAGAAACGCGCTGCTGCTAACGTCAATGCTTCTTTTGCTTTTGTATGGACTGACGGATGTCATACTGCTCAGTTCAGAAGCCTTAATCTTCTTTATGATTTTGTTTGCGTTAAGTACACCTTTCTCACAAACAAAGCAGCAATAA
- the rfaF gene encoding ADP-heptose--LPS heptosyltransferase RfaF, translated as MKILVIGPSWVGDMMMSQSLYRTLKARYPQAIIDVMAPAWCRPLLSRMPEVNEAIPMPLGHGALEIGERRKLGHSLREKRYDRAYVLPNSFKSALVPFFAGIPHRTGWRGEMRYGLLNDARVLDKEAWPLMVERYVALAYDKGVMRSAKDLPQPLLWPQLQVSDGEKSHTCNAFGISSERPMIGFCPGAEFGPAKRWPHYHYAELAKQLIDEGYQIVLFGSAKDHEAGNEILATLSTEQQAWCRNLAGETQLEQAVILIAACKAVVTNDSGLMHVAAALDRPLVALYGPSSPDFTPPLSHKARVIRLITGYHKVRKGDAAEGYHQSLIDITPQRVLEELNALLLSEEG; from the coding sequence ATGAAAATTCTGGTGATCGGCCCGTCATGGGTGGGCGACATGATGATGTCGCAAAGTCTCTATCGCACGCTCAAGGCGCGTTATCCCCAGGCGATAATCGACGTGATGGCACCCGCATGGTGCCGTCCGCTGTTATCGCGTATGCCGGAAGTGAACGAGGCGATCCCGATGCCGCTCGGCCACGGGGCGCTGGAAATCGGTGAACGCCGCAAACTCGGCCACAGCCTGCGCGAGAAACGCTATGACCGCGCCTACGTGCTACCTAACTCCTTCAAATCTGCCCTTGTGCCCTTCTTTGCGGGCATCCCGCATCGTACCGGCTGGCGCGGTGAAATGCGCTACGGCCTGCTGAACGATGCTCGTGTGCTGGATAAAGAGGCCTGGCCGCTGATGGTCGAGCGCTACGTGGCGCTGGCCTACGACAAAGGCGTGATGCGCAGCGCGAAAGATCTGCCGCAGCCGCTGCTGTGGCCGCAGCTCCAGGTAAGCGATGGGGAGAAATCCCACACCTGTAACGCATTTGGCATTTCGTCCGAACGCCCGATGATTGGGTTCTGCCCTGGCGCGGAGTTTGGTCCGGCAAAACGCTGGCCGCACTATCACTATGCAGAGCTGGCGAAACAGCTTATCGATGAAGGCTATCAGATTGTGCTGTTTGGCTCGGCGAAAGATCATGAGGCGGGCAATGAAATTCTCGCCACGCTCAGTACCGAGCAACAGGCCTGGTGCCGAAACCTGGCCGGGGAAACGCAGCTCGAGCAGGCGGTTATTTTGATTGCCGCCTGTAAAGCCGTGGTGACGAACGACTCCGGTTTAATGCACGTCGCCGCCGCGCTGGATCGTCCCCTGGTTGCGCTGTATGGCCCAAGCAGCCCGGACTTCACGCCGCCGCTGTCGCACAAGGCGCGCGTGATCCGTTTAATCACCGGCTACCACAAGGTGCGTAAAGGCGATGCCGCAGAAGGCTATCATCAGAGCCTGATCGACATCACGCCGCAGCGCGTCCTTGAAGAACTCAACGCATTGCTGTTGAGCGAAGAAGGATAA